One genomic segment of Dysosmobacter sp. Marseille-Q4140 includes these proteins:
- a CDS encoding GNAT family N-acetyltransferase, producing the protein MTSIYLIRHAEAEGNLYRIAQGQYNSILTDRGWRQVAALARRFADISVDAVYSSDLYRTCATASAIYKPKGLPLHRDPALREICVGVWEQKTWGEIARESPEQLEYFTHQLHLWHVEGAETPVQVRDRVLAAVRAIAAENDGKTVAVFCHGCAIRILLATLQGIPLEELGTTPHGDNTAVSLLQGDGEHLAVLWRDDNSHLRTPEFLAGEGGGAHANALEPGLYFEPLRLPEEQALLDRALAEAGAAPGGPAQPVLVGRRLSDGRGVGLVRFDPAREETDGRGWVDLLWIDADSRRRGYGTQLLGQAVAYYRHRSRSALRTAGPAELPFFRRRGFVPAGEPDILEKNIGYDPEFLSETAHTL; encoded by the coding sequence ATGACCAGCATCTATCTCATCCGCCACGCCGAGGCGGAGGGCAATCTCTACCGGATCGCCCAGGGCCAGTACAACAGCATCCTCACCGACCGGGGCTGGCGGCAGGTGGCCGCCCTGGCCCGGCGCTTTGCGGACATTTCTGTCGACGCTGTCTATTCCAGCGACCTCTACCGTACCTGCGCCACCGCCAGCGCCATCTACAAGCCCAAGGGCCTGCCCCTGCACCGGGATCCGGCGCTGCGGGAGATCTGCGTGGGCGTCTGGGAGCAAAAGACCTGGGGAGAGATCGCCCGGGAGAGCCCGGAGCAGCTGGAGTACTTCACCCACCAGCTGCACCTGTGGCACGTGGAGGGGGCTGAGACCCCGGTTCAGGTTCGGGACCGGGTCCTGGCGGCGGTGCGGGCCATCGCCGCGGAAAACGACGGGAAGACTGTGGCGGTATTCTGCCACGGCTGCGCCATCCGCATCCTGCTGGCGACCCTCCAGGGCATCCCCCTGGAGGAGCTGGGCACCACGCCCCACGGGGACAACACCGCCGTGTCCCTGCTGCAGGGGGACGGGGAACACCTGGCGGTGCTCTGGCGGGACGACAACAGCCACCTGCGCACGCCGGAGTTCCTGGCCGGCGAGGGCGGCGGCGCCCATGCCAACGCCCTGGAGCCGGGGCTGTACTTCGAGCCCCTGCGTCTGCCGGAGGAGCAGGCGCTGCTGGACCGGGCCCTGGCGGAGGCCGGGGCCGCGCCGGGCGGCCCGGCGCAGCCGGTCCTGGTGGGCCGCCGCCTGTCGGACGGCCGGGGTGTGGGCCTGGTGCGCTTTGACCCGGCGCGGGAGGAGACGGACGGCCGGGGCTGGGTGGATCTGCTCTGGATCGACGCGGACAGCCGCCGCCGGGGCTACGGCACCCAGCTGCTGGGTCAGGCCGTGGCCTATTACCGGCACCGGAGCCGGTCGGCCCTGCGGACCGCCGGTCCGGCAGAGCTGCCCTTCTTCCGGCGGCGGGGCTTTGTCCCGGCAGGAGAGCCGGATATTTTGGAGAAGAATATCGGCTACGACCCGGAATTCCTGAGTGAGACGGCGCATACCCTCTAA